Genomic DNA from Vagococcus luciliae:
TATTAAAACTAGGAAAGCCTATTGATAAAGGAACACATGGTTTATTCGCCCAAAGTATGGGTGATGTGCCATTTATTGTGTCAAATTGGTTTGTTAATCGATTTGATCAACAAGAAATTAATGATGCGAAGGATGAGTATATAGGAATTGCCTTTAATAAAAATCAAGTATTGGTCTTATTTAATCAAAAGGCAGTAAATACTTCACTAACCACTGAAAGTAGTGATAAAAAATGATTTATAATGATGAATTATTTGATTTAGAAGATAAAGTGAATCAATTAGCTAAAGATGTATTAAATAGTCAAACTGTGATAGATTATCTCCATGACTATCAAGCGATTGACAAAAGTAGCGAGGTATCTGATTTAGTGTCAGATTTTTTAACTAAAAAAGAAGCGTTTGAAAAAATAGAACCTTATGGGAAGTATGCCCCTGACTTTAAGGAAACAAGACGTGCACTAAGAAAATCCAAACGGGCACTAGATACGAACGAATTAGTTGCAACGTTTAAAATAAGTGAAACAACTGTTCAAAATGTGTTAGACTATATTAGTCTAGATATTGCTCAAACCATATCTGATACGATAAAAGTTGATGCAGGAAATCCCTTTTTTGAATTTGCTAAAAAAGGATGTGGAGGGACATGTCATGTTAACAAATGAATTGGAATTAACGCCAAGACGTGGTTTAATCGTTTGGGTATATAGTTTAAAACAATTGAGAAATTTGAAGCGATTTGGTTATATTCATTATGTATCAAAAAAGATGAAATATGCGGTTCTCTATGTTAATGAAGATTCTCTTGAAGAGACAATTGAAAAATTGAATAAACAATTTTTTGTTAGAAGTGTAGACAAGTCTTTTAGACCAGATATTAACATGAATTTTACTAATAGGTTAGGAAATCAAGACTGTCATGATGAACCATTAGATTTTGAAGAGCAAAAAACAGAAATTCGCTTAGCAGAATTTGATGATTAAAGTATTTGTCTGGCATAAGGCAAATACTTTTTTTATCTAGATTTATAGATAGAAAGGAAGAAACAAATGCGAGTTATTGCAGGTGAATTTAAAGGAAGAAAATTACAATCTTTAAAAGGGGATAATACTAGACCAACTTCTGATAAAATAAAGGGATCTATTTTTAATATGATTGGTCCTTATTTTGATGGTGGTATTTGTTTGGATTTATATAGTGGTAGTGGAAATCTTGCTATTGAAAGTATTTCTAGAGGAATGGATAAAGCCTATTGTTTTGATATGTTTTTTCCTGCTGTAAAAGTGATTCAAGAGAACGTGACAATGACTAAAAAAAAAGAGGCATTTATTGTAAAAAAATTAGAGGCAAAAAAAGCATTAGAGTTTTTAGCTAGCCAAGAAATATTATGTGACTATGTGTTTTTAGATCCGCCTTATGCTAAAGAAGATTTAGAGAAAAATATGGTCATGTTACAATCTTTAAATTTATTAAAAAAACAGGCAAAAATCATTTGTGAGATGGATAAACATGTTATATTACCAGATATAATTGGTCAATTAGTCTTACAACGAGAACAGCAATATGGTGTGACAAAAGTCAGAATTTATCAATTGAAGGAGGAAAAAGATGGTTAAAAAAAGGATTGCTCTTTTTCCGGGAAGTTTTGATCCAGTAACCAAAGGGCATTTAAATACTATTAAAAAAGCCAGTAGGTTATTTGATGAGTTAGTTGTAGGAGTTTTTACTAATACGACCAAAAAAACATTATTCACCCCAATTGAAAGGCAAAATTTTATTGCTGAAGAAGTAAAAGAGTTAGAAAATGTTTCAGTTAGATTATGCGATAATGACTTAACTATTCGAATTGCTGATGAGTTAGGGGCAGATTATTTAGTACGTGGTATTCGTAATCAATTAGATTATGAATATGAAAAAAGTATAGCCGTTTTAAATAAGCATCTTTCTTCTCATATTGAAACCATTTTTTTGATTTCTGATGAAGAATATAATCATATCAGTTCTAGTATGGTGAAAGAAATTGCTAAATTTCAAGGAAATATCACCGATTTTGTTCCAGAAAAGGTCAATGATGCACTCAAATTAAAATTTAAATAATAAGAAGGTTATAGTCATGAACAAGGAGCTTTTTAAAAAGAAATCATTTTATCTAAAAGTGTTAGGTGTTTTAGTGATTTTATTGGTTTTAATTTTTCCATTACCCTATTATATTGAATCGCCAGGTAGTGCTGATAAATTAAATCAAATTATTACTGTAGATGGTAAAAAGGATACGCAAGAAGGCTCGTTCATGATGACGACAGTTCAAGTCCAAAAAGCCAATGTTTTAACGGTTTTATTAAGTAAATTTGATCGTAATGCAGAGCTAATTCCCCAACAAGATATATTAGGTGAATCCAATTCAGCTGAGTATGAACGTATTCAAGAATATAATATGGAAGACTCAAAAAATGAAGCCATCCAGATTGCATTGGAATTAGCTAATATTCCTTATAAGCGGGTATATAAAGGGATTTATGTATTATCTGTTGCTGACTATTCTAGTTTTTATAAAAAATTAGAAGTGGGTGATTTAATTCAAAAATTAAATGGAAAGACAATGCTACAATCGGATGATTTTATTCAAGCCTTACAAAAGATGCCAATCGCTGAATCTCTTTCTATTGGTTATGAGCGAAATGGAAACAAAGAAGTGGCTGATGGAAA
This window encodes:
- a CDS encoding SepM family pheromone-processing serine protease, coding for MNKELFKKKSFYLKVLGVLVILLVLIFPLPYYIESPGSADKLNQIITVDGKKDTQEGSFMMTTVQVQKANVLTVLLSKFDRNAELIPQQDILGESNSAEYERIQEYNMEDSKNEAIQIALELANIPYKRVYKGIYVLSVADYSSFYKKLEVGDLIQKLNGKTMLQSDDFIQALQKMPIAESLSIGYERNGNKEVADGKIIKLPKLERPGIGVTVVDQTSIDTKKDIQFNTEGVSGPSAGLMFSLELYSMLSQKDLKQGRNIAGTGTINDKGKVGDIGGIEKKVVAAEKAGATIFFAPNNETEGKTNYELAKESADKNHLSLKVVPVKTIQDAIDYLEKHTP
- a CDS encoding YlbG family protein, producing the protein MLTNELELTPRRGLIVWVYSLKQLRNLKRFGYIHYVSKKMKYAVLYVNEDSLEETIEKLNKQFFVRSVDKSFRPDINMNFTNRLGNQDCHDEPLDFEEQKTEIRLAEFDD
- the coaD gene encoding pantetheine-phosphate adenylyltransferase codes for the protein MVKKRIALFPGSFDPVTKGHLNTIKKASRLFDELVVGVFTNTTKKTLFTPIERQNFIAEEVKELENVSVRLCDNDLTIRIADELGADYLVRGIRNQLDYEYEKSIAVLNKHLSSHIETIFLISDEEYNHISSSMVKEIAKFQGNITDFVPEKVNDALKLKFK
- a CDS encoding YlbF family regulator, whose translation is MIYNDELFDLEDKVNQLAKDVLNSQTVIDYLHDYQAIDKSSEVSDLVSDFLTKKEAFEKIEPYGKYAPDFKETRRALRKSKRALDTNELVATFKISETTVQNVLDYISLDIAQTISDTIKVDAGNPFFEFAKKGCGGTCHVNK
- the rsmD gene encoding 16S rRNA (guanine(966)-N(2))-methyltransferase RsmD produces the protein MRVIAGEFKGRKLQSLKGDNTRPTSDKIKGSIFNMIGPYFDGGICLDLYSGSGNLAIESISRGMDKAYCFDMFFPAVKVIQENVTMTKKKEAFIVKKLEAKKALEFLASQEILCDYVFLDPPYAKEDLEKNMVMLQSLNLLKKQAKIICEMDKHVILPDIIGQLVLQREQQYGVTKVRIYQLKEEKDG